The following proteins are co-located in the Flectobacillus major DSM 103 genome:
- a CDS encoding OstA-like protein — protein MRQSYSKIKQIGTNIRRIKQIVAKKSKLASDSYVFLGAFFIMYTLLGSHSVLAQNQVEIIKADSLVGQNQPFMQVKKLLGNVALRQGTTLLYCTQAVLNETTNILEAYGKVKIVQADTVTITGDTAYYFGNNRLAKMNGRVKLDDGTIILTTKKLDYDLNSHLAFYNTNGKIIDKKSTLTSREGYYNTVTKLFDFKYNVKVVDKDGSLTADSLRYSSLSKEAFFIAPTLVVNKQDTTYANPGSQYNTVNKIANLKGRSTVKTDDYVMTADTMIYDPPTEIGVANGNIVFVSKKDKAILTGEHGRYSKRTGVTRVFGRALLKNIFENDTLFLTADTLVSLDNKETKTKKLYAYKKVFIYKTDLSARCDSLSYNVSDSTIYFYQKPILWNNKNQSEADSINVLLKNNKIHLMNMKGKSFVISVDTLTNFNQVKGRKIVVNFNNDAKLEKVSVDGNGESIYFAIDEKNTLTGMNRVQCSKMNMLFAKNKIARIAFLGKPDGKFMPPKELKEDDKELDGFKWKITEKPTKESILKRVAAVIPPEIKPTAKDSVSATKKVETSTKKPLAKKIIKK, from the coding sequence ATGCGACAAAGTTACTCTAAAATAAAGCAAATCGGGACAAATATCCGTAGGATAAAACAAATCGTAGCAAAGAAATCTAAACTTGCCTCCGATTCGTATGTCTTCTTGGGTGCATTCTTTATAATGTACACCTTACTTGGTAGCCATTCGGTACTGGCTCAAAATCAGGTAGAAATCATCAAAGCAGACAGTTTGGTTGGGCAAAATCAGCCTTTTATGCAGGTAAAAAAACTACTTGGAAATGTTGCTCTACGACAAGGCACTACCCTTTTGTACTGTACACAGGCTGTTTTGAACGAAACTACCAATATTTTGGAAGCTTATGGCAAAGTAAAAATTGTACAAGCCGATACAGTAACCATTACAGGCGATACCGCTTATTATTTTGGGAACAATCGCTTGGCCAAAATGAACGGACGTGTCAAACTCGACGACGGTACGATTATTTTAACAACCAAAAAATTAGATTACGACCTCAACAGCCATCTTGCTTTTTATAATACCAATGGCAAGATTATTGATAAAAAAAGTACCCTAACTAGCCGAGAAGGCTATTATAATACTGTCACCAAGCTTTTCGATTTTAAGTACAATGTTAAGGTGGTTGATAAGGATGGTTCACTAACAGCCGATTCGCTACGGTACAGTAGCTTGTCGAAAGAGGCTTTTTTTATAGCCCCTACCCTTGTTGTAAACAAGCAAGACACCACCTACGCCAACCCAGGTAGCCAATATAATACGGTGAATAAGATTGCCAATTTGAAGGGGCGTTCTACGGTAAAAACTGACGATTATGTCATGACAGCCGATACAATGATTTATGACCCTCCAACCGAAATTGGGGTAGCCAATGGCAATATTGTATTTGTTTCTAAAAAAGATAAAGCCATCCTTACAGGCGAACATGGGCGTTATTCTAAGCGGACAGGTGTTACAAGGGTTTTCGGAAGAGCATTATTGAAAAATATTTTTGAAAACGATACCCTTTTCCTAACAGCCGATACCTTGGTATCGCTGGATAATAAGGAAACAAAAACCAAAAAGTTGTATGCCTATAAAAAGGTATTTATTTATAAAACAGATTTGTCGGCACGGTGCGACTCGCTGAGCTATAATGTATCTGATTCGACAATTTATTTTTATCAGAAACCAATTCTGTGGAACAACAAGAATCAATCTGAGGCCGATTCTATCAATGTTTTGTTGAAAAACAACAAAATTCATTTAATGAATATGAAAGGTAAATCTTTCGTGATTTCGGTAGATACCCTTACCAACTTTAACCAAGTAAAAGGGCGAAAAATTGTTGTTAATTTCAATAACGATGCCAAGCTTGAAAAAGTAAGCGTAGATGGCAATGGCGAGAGTATCTATTTTGCTATTGATGAAAAAAATACCCTTACAGGTATGAATAGGGTGCAGTGTAGCAAAATGAATATGCTTTTTGCCAAAAATAAAATTGCAAGAATTGCTTTTTTGGGCAAGCCCGATGGCAAATTTATGCCTCCCAAAGAACTCAAAGAAGACGACAAAGAATTGGATGGCTTTAAGTGGAAAATCACCGAAAAACCAACCAAAGAAAGTATTTTGAAAAGAGTGGCAGCAGTAATTCCTCCTGAAATTAAACCAACTGCCAAAGACTCTGTCTCAGCAACAAAAAAGGTAGAAACAAGTACAAAAAAACCTTTGGCTAAAAAAATCATTAAAAAATAG
- the tilS gene encoding tRNA lysidine(34) synthetase TilS, translating to MLDEFLTFINKQNLINSSDKVILAVSGGMDSVVMCDLFSKAKLDFAIAHCNFGLRGEESNEDETFVKKLSIKYKVPFFVTTFQTAEFAENEKISIQMAARLLRYQWFEKLRAEHGYDYIATAHHQNDVLETVLLNLTKGTGIAGLHGIQIKNGAIIRPIWFAEKEEIFDYVVENQIIWREDSSNESNKYQRNLIRNEVVPLLKQINPNLEQTIQQTVERIQAVEEIFYQEIELLRKQIVWSDGRVQFVNYKAIQTLSQPVIKLAELLKPFHFTYQQCQEIFGAFDKEPGRSFLSPTHELVKDRTELVITPKNLKVFESLVIEAGATKANTENFQLVFQAFDKPEGYKVPVAKKYACLDADKVRFPLQLRKYKEGDWFCPLGMNKKKLISDFLTDLKVPLNLKKETFLLTSNGSVMWVVGQRVDDRFKVTDKTERILLIEYFS from the coding sequence ATGCTTGACGAGTTTTTAACGTTTATTAACAAACAAAATCTGATTAATTCTTCCGATAAAGTTATCTTGGCTGTAAGCGGCGGAATGGACTCAGTTGTAATGTGTGATTTATTTAGCAAAGCCAAATTAGATTTTGCTATTGCACACTGTAATTTTGGACTAAGAGGAGAGGAGTCCAATGAAGACGAAACTTTTGTAAAAAAGTTGTCTATCAAATACAAAGTACCTTTTTTTGTAACGACTTTTCAAACAGCCGAATTTGCTGAAAATGAGAAGATTTCTATTCAAATGGCGGCTCGTTTGTTGCGTTATCAGTGGTTTGAAAAGCTCAGAGCCGAACACGGATACGATTATATTGCAACGGCACATCACCAAAATGACGTTTTAGAAACCGTTTTGTTGAATCTAACCAAAGGAACTGGTATTGCGGGTTTGCATGGTATTCAAATTAAAAATGGTGCTATTATCCGCCCGATTTGGTTTGCCGAAAAAGAAGAAATATTTGATTATGTTGTTGAAAACCAAATTATTTGGCGTGAAGATTCTTCTAACGAATCTAATAAATACCAACGTAATTTGATTCGTAATGAGGTTGTGCCTTTGCTCAAACAGATTAACCCAAATTTGGAGCAAACCATTCAGCAGACTGTCGAGCGGATTCAGGCGGTAGAAGAAATTTTTTACCAAGAAATAGAACTCCTCCGCAAGCAAATTGTGTGGTCGGATGGCCGTGTGCAGTTTGTGAATTATAAGGCTATCCAAACCCTTTCGCAGCCTGTCATTAAACTGGCCGAATTACTAAAACCTTTTCATTTTACTTATCAGCAATGTCAAGAAATTTTTGGTGCTTTTGATAAAGAACCAGGACGTAGCTTTCTTTCACCAACACACGAGTTGGTCAAAGACCGTACCGAGCTGGTGATTACGCCCAAAAATCTCAAGGTATTTGAAAGTTTGGTGATAGAAGCTGGTGCAACAAAAGCAAATACCGAAAATTTCCAGTTGGTATTTCAGGCTTTTGACAAACCCGAAGGTTACAAAGTCCCTGTGGCCAAAAAATATGCTTGTTTGGATGCCGATAAGGTGCGTTTTCCGTTACAATTGCGTAAATACAAAGAAGGCGACTGGTTTTGCCCATTAGGAATGAACAAAAAGAAATTAATAAGTGATTTTTTGACCGACTTAAAAGTGCCATTAAATCTTAAAAAAGAAACCTTTTTGTTGACTTCCAACGGTTCGGTAATGTGGGTTGTTGGCCAGCGAGTAGACGACCGCTTTAAGGTAACCGACAAAACCGAACGTATTTTGTTGATAGAGTATTTTAGTTAA
- a CDS encoding RNA polymerase sigma factor, translated as MTLEKQFATYLKEHQGIVHKVCGMYRRDPDDKKDLFQEIVVQLWRAFPKFRHESKVSTWIYQIALNVAISDLRKESRKPSQTSIDEFSGQLADNEPDTELEEKLALLNRAIVELSDIEKAILMLYFEEKSNDEIAEIMGITINNVRVKMTRIREKLRVLMKKN; from the coding sequence GTGACGCTCGAAAAACAGTTTGCTACATATCTCAAGGAACATCAGGGTATTGTCCACAAAGTTTGTGGTATGTATCGTCGTGACCCCGACGATAAAAAAGACCTGTTTCAGGAAATAGTGGTACAATTGTGGCGGGCATTTCCAAAGTTTAGGCACGAGTCAAAGGTTTCGACATGGATTTATCAAATAGCCCTTAATGTGGCGATTTCAGACCTGAGAAAAGAAAGCCGAAAACCAAGCCAAACATCAATAGATGAGTTTAGTGGGCAATTGGCCGACAACGAACCCGATACCGAATTAGAAGAAAAGTTAGCGTTGCTCAATCGTGCCATTGTCGAGTTGTCGGATATAGAAAAAGCGATTTTGATGTTATATTTTGAAGAAAAAAGTAACGATGAAATTGCCGAAATCATGGGTATTACAATCAATAATGTACGAGTCAAGATGACCAGAATTAGGGAAAAACTAAGGGTTTTGATGAAAAAAAACTAA
- a CDS encoding TraB/GumN family protein, translating into MINSVKFLCLGLVISSLLLTKIYAQKASNSLLWEISGNGLTQPSYLYGTIHAICSQDFMLSDVAKQKFEQSQQVYLELDMDDPSMMVEMQKRMFMQDGVTLTSILSASNYTKVAKFFKDSMQINIDKIPKMKPFVLSSMTIPKLLGCPIQSYESTFTSMAQKQKKELLGLETVQEQFDALDKLSYAEQADLMLVKMVDDWQNNKSEFQRMLQDYKKQDVEALHNDLLSSSSMNKEFEQNLLITRNLNWIPRITKVVREKPTFIAVGAGHLGGTQGLIALLKKQGFSVKALR; encoded by the coding sequence ATGATTAATTCTGTAAAATTTCTCTGTTTAGGTTTAGTAATCAGCTCGTTATTGTTAACCAAAATTTATGCACAAAAAGCCTCTAATTCATTGCTTTGGGAAATATCAGGCAATGGACTAACACAGCCGTCGTATTTGTATGGTACGATTCACGCTATTTGTTCACAGGATTTTATGCTGTCGGATGTGGCCAAACAGAAATTTGAACAGAGTCAACAAGTATATCTTGAATTAGACATGGACGACCCGTCGATGATGGTAGAAATGCAAAAAAGAATGTTTATGCAAGATGGTGTTACCTTAACAAGTATTTTATCGGCTAGCAACTATACCAAAGTAGCTAAGTTTTTTAAAGATTCGATGCAGATAAACATTGATAAAATTCCCAAAATGAAGCCTTTTGTTCTCAGCTCAATGACAATTCCCAAGCTACTAGGATGTCCAATACAAAGCTATGAGTCTACGTTTACATCAATGGCTCAAAAACAAAAAAAGGAATTATTGGGCTTAGAAACAGTACAAGAGCAGTTTGATGCACTGGATAAATTGAGTTACGCAGAACAAGCCGACTTAATGTTGGTGAAAATGGTAGATGATTGGCAAAACAATAAGTCCGAGTTTCAGCGGATGCTTCAGGATTACAAAAAACAGGATGTGGAAGCTTTACACAATGATCTATTAAGTTCGTCTTCGATGAATAAAGAATTTGAGCAAAATTTATTAATTACTCGTAACCTCAATTGGATACCTAGAATAACCAAAGTAGTTCGGGAAAAGCCAACGTTTATTGCTGTTGGTGCAGGACATTTGGGCGGTACACAAGGGCTAATAGCACTGCTAAAGAAACAAGGGTTTTCGGTAAAAGCTCTGAGATAA
- a CDS encoding MBL fold metallo-hydrolase RNA specificity domain-containing protein — translation MKISFHGAAQTVTGSKHLITLKNGKKLLLDCGMFQGRGVETESLNKEWGFVPAEIDYMVLSHAHIDHSGLIPKLVKEGYKGKIYCTNPTKDLAQILLLDSAHIQESDAKFLNKKRRDQNKSAISPLYDTHDVMCCLMRFTTVDLDEWIQITDDIQLKFTEAGHILGAAVVNLRIKEDDEIKRITFSGDIGRYNDAILKSPAEFPQADVIICESTYGDSLHDEVQISETEVIKLIYKTCVEQDGKLIIPAFSVGRTQELVYMLNRLIESATIPALNVYVDSPLSTEATRITYNHPECFNKKLLRYMERDENPFDFPTLRYITEKEVSQELNQKKESCIIISASGMAEAGRVKHHIANNIQNPKNTILLAGYCEPNSLGGRLKLRPDVVKIFGEEYRVNATIAEIKSLSAHADYEDISQFLACQDPKQVQQFFVVHGEPQVQEHFKRKLIKKGFNEVYIPAQHQVFNI, via the coding sequence ATGAAAATCTCATTTCACGGAGCTGCTCAAACGGTTACAGGAAGTAAACATTTGATTACGCTCAAAAATGGCAAAAAGCTATTACTCGACTGTGGTATGTTTCAGGGGCGTGGTGTCGAAACCGAGAGCTTGAACAAAGAATGGGGCTTTGTACCTGCCGAAATAGACTATATGGTATTGTCGCACGCCCATATCGACCACTCGGGATTGATTCCGAAGCTGGTAAAGGAAGGATACAAAGGCAAAATATATTGTACTAACCCTACCAAAGATTTAGCCCAAATTCTATTGCTCGACTCAGCTCATATTCAGGAATCAGATGCTAAATTTTTGAACAAAAAGCGTCGAGACCAAAATAAATCGGCTATTAGCCCACTCTACGATACCCACGACGTAATGTGCTGTTTGATGCGTTTTACGACTGTCGACCTAGATGAATGGATTCAAATAACCGATGATATTCAGTTGAAATTTACCGAAGCAGGTCATATTTTGGGTGCGGCCGTAGTCAATCTTCGTATCAAAGAAGACGATGAAATAAAAAGAATCACGTTTTCGGGCGATATAGGCCGTTATAACGATGCAATTCTCAAATCACCGGCCGAATTTCCGCAAGCCGATGTGATTATTTGTGAATCCACCTATGGCGATTCGCTACACGATGAGGTGCAGATTTCGGAAACGGAGGTCATAAAACTGATTTATAAAACCTGTGTTGAGCAAGACGGCAAACTTATCATTCCAGCCTTTAGTGTAGGGCGTACCCAAGAGCTAGTGTACATGTTGAATCGGCTTATTGAAAGTGCAACGATTCCGGCCCTCAATGTATATGTCGATAGCCCACTTTCTACCGAAGCCACCCGAATCACCTACAATCACCCCGAATGTTTTAACAAAAAGTTACTTAGGTATATGGAACGAGACGAAAATCCTTTTGATTTTCCGACGCTACGATATATTACCGAAAAGGAAGTATCGCAAGAACTCAACCAGAAAAAAGAGTCATGTATCATTATTTCGGCGTCGGGGATGGCCGAAGCAGGGCGTGTCAAACACCATATAGCCAACAATATTCAAAATCCCAAAAACACAATTTTACTGGCAGGGTATTGTGAACCCAATTCGCTGGGTGGCCGCCTAAAATTAAGACCCGACGTAGTGAAAATATTTGGGGAAGAATACCGTGTAAATGCCACCATTGCCGAAATCAAAAGCTTGTCGGCTCATGCCGATTATGAAGATATTTCACAGTTTTTGGCTTGCCAAGACCCCAAGCAAGTACAGCAGTTTTTTGTGGTACATGGCGAACCCCAAGTACAAGAACATTTTAAAAGAAAACTCATAAAAAAGGGCTTCAACGAAGTATATATTCCTGCTCAGCATCAGGTATTTAATATCTGA
- a CDS encoding universal stress protein codes for MKKVIVAFDGMNFSKGAVNYAIQLAKDSGSVITGVFLHDLYYRYGASATILEGQPYFDISPMLKLAKEEEEQLDQSIQQFEWYCKEFYPHYEVVKDMGIPDYDLVQESRFADIIVVGGEVSFTEDKEKANNRFIKELLKGTECPVMIVPEDPDPIHHITLTYDGSASSVFAIKQFLYLFPAKRYNDFTVVSVAESDDSLAIPKQEAFTDFIKKQAERVSFEILPHGNAGEQLADYINTHRTSIVVMGAYGRNVLSRLLHKSASEELLKNLKVPVFITHI; via the coding sequence ATGAAAAAAGTGATAGTCGCATTCGATGGGATGAACTTTTCTAAAGGAGCTGTAAATTATGCCATCCAATTGGCCAAAGATAGTGGTTCAGTTATTACGGGGGTATTTTTACATGATTTGTATTATCGCTACGGAGCATCTGCTACGATTTTGGAAGGGCAGCCTTATTTTGATATTAGCCCAATGTTAAAATTGGCTAAGGAAGAAGAAGAGCAACTCGACCAAAGCATACAGCAATTTGAATGGTATTGTAAAGAGTTTTATCCACATTACGAAGTGGTAAAAGATATGGGTATTCCTGATTATGACCTCGTCCAAGAAAGTAGATTTGCCGATATTATTGTGGTTGGGGGTGAAGTATCTTTTACAGAAGACAAAGAAAAAGCCAATAATAGATTTATCAAAGAATTGCTGAAAGGTACAGAATGTCCCGTTATGATTGTACCCGAAGACCCCGACCCGATTCATCACATTACCTTGACTTACGATGGTTCGGCTTCGTCGGTATTTGCTATCAAACAGTTTTTGTACTTGTTTCCTGCCAAAAGGTACAATGACTTTACGGTGGTATCGGTGGCCGAAAGCGATGATTCTTTGGCTATCCCCAAACAAGAAGCTTTTACAGACTTTATCAAAAAGCAGGCCGAACGTGTTTCTTTCGAGATTTTACCTCATGGAAATGCGGGCGAACAATTAGCCGATTATATCAATACGCACCGAACTTCTATTGTGGTAATGGGAGCGTATGGACGTAATGTTTTATCCAGACTATTGCATAAAAGTGCCTCCGAAGAGTTGCTGAAAAACTTGAAAGTTCCCGTGTTTATTACCCATATTTAG
- a CDS encoding universal stress protein — MKIILLPTDFSANAKHAANFAVSLAELINAKIVILHAYAPPVSTTPFVIPLPQQGLMQEALEETKDALEEFKQFVTQQTSAEIETKLVFGNAVDNIIEATEKLEVDFVVIGSIGTGGILSNIFGSTALSVVQKAQIPVWVVPQNAKIQNIKNVLYTTDLEGDEISCINKLIKISELLGIEQTKAVHVKEYLTPEVFPSSDIIAMLEEEYQGERIVFRNLHRDDTITGIDTYIKNQKPDAVVVAQRPKGLLERLFRESVLKHLTLTSQIPLLVLQKKY, encoded by the coding sequence ATGAAAATAATCCTTCTGCCTACCGACTTTAGTGCCAATGCCAAACACGCCGCCAACTTTGCTGTATCATTGGCCGAGCTTATCAATGCCAAAATTGTCATACTTCATGCGTATGCTCCACCTGTATCTACCACTCCGTTTGTGATTCCTTTACCACAACAAGGACTTATGCAGGAAGCCCTCGAAGAAACCAAAGATGCCTTGGAAGAATTTAAGCAATTTGTGACCCAACAAACCTCTGCCGAAATTGAAACCAAACTGGTATTTGGCAATGCCGTAGATAATATTATAGAAGCTACCGAAAAACTAGAAGTGGATTTTGTTGTAATAGGAAGTATTGGTACGGGGGGTATTTTGTCTAATATTTTTGGGTCTACTGCCCTGAGTGTTGTCCAGAAAGCACAAATACCTGTATGGGTAGTACCACAAAATGCCAAAATTCAAAATATCAAAAATGTATTATATACCACCGATTTGGAAGGTGATGAAATAAGCTGTATCAATAAATTGATAAAAATTAGCGAACTACTGGGTATCGAGCAAACCAAAGCCGTACACGTCAAAGAGTATTTAACACCCGAGGTATTCCCGTCTAGCGACATTATTGCTATGCTAGAAGAAGAGTATCAGGGCGAACGTATTGTGTTCAGGAATTTGCACCGAGACGATACCATTACGGGTATAGATACCTATATCAAAAATCAAAAACCCGATGCGGTGGTGGTTGCCCAACGCCCCAAAGGATTGCTAGAAAGGCTTTTTCGTGAAAGTGTTTTGAAACACTTAACTCTTACCAGTCAAATTCCGTTGTTGGTTTTACAGAAAAAATATTGA
- a CDS encoding thioredoxin family protein, whose protein sequence is MANHVQIPVLMLFYESQKDGLDVFEQLKKDSPSIASYLSVNVKNNPEVAKTFKVVQIPTFLILKNGKECWRHSGGTSIELIKNNLALIEPINNEAFI, encoded by the coding sequence ATGGCAAATCACGTACAAATACCAGTCTTGATGCTATTCTATGAATCGCAAAAAGATGGGCTGGACGTTTTTGAACAATTGAAGAAAGACAGCCCAAGCATTGCCAGCTACCTTTCTGTAAATGTGAAGAATAATCCAGAGGTAGCAAAAACTTTTAAGGTAGTACAAATTCCGACATTCTTGATTTTGAAGAATGGGAAAGAATGTTGGCGACACAGCGGCGGTACATCCATAGAGCTAATAAAAAATAATTTAGCTTTGATAGAACCTATCAACAACGAAGCCTTTATTTAA
- a CDS encoding L,D-transpeptidase family protein, with protein MFSVNGQTEKQPNETLKTLVNRLCSDKTFAEQWQIENPEDIRYFYEKINYQQAWQETNNHYKDEFLSVLIKASDYGLNKDNYHFAYLTGQSYPTLEYEVVLTHAMLSFYRDIANGIGNIDLSYNGLGYQNHCLTPPLVLANTYQTGSVLDVLSYLQPQSYGYQSTQKLLVRLNQFLEKDDFREPAIFYTKNLAENQELIRKLMYLGFLPNVDLAEKQREGIVLNALKGYQSLYDLVPDGILGPATMGKLSIPLSRLRKQLIINLNRWRVLNCLDNQRYIMINIPSASLSMYDRDSLLIRMKTVVGKPATPTPTLCTQIDQITFFPYFYVPQDMAINELLPVQQRDPTFFENNGYQLLSTKGEVIEPSTVNWAELSKTKFPYSVRQVAGCDNSLGIVKFDFKSPYPLYLHDTNRKDLFRKNKRYLSNACIRIEKPYELATILFQDRNLVDEFVQKRFDTNVSSTALDVDKPTKLFITYITVDVDEFGSLVIYDDIYQKDL; from the coding sequence GTGTTTTCTGTAAATGGGCAAACAGAGAAACAGCCCAACGAAACGCTCAAAACGCTTGTCAATCGGCTTTGTTCTGACAAAACTTTTGCAGAACAATGGCAAATCGAAAACCCCGAAGATATTAGGTATTTCTATGAAAAAATCAATTATCAACAGGCTTGGCAAGAAACCAACAATCATTATAAAGATGAGTTTTTGTCGGTACTAATCAAGGCTTCTGATTATGGACTCAACAAAGATAATTACCATTTTGCTTATCTGACAGGGCAAAGCTACCCTACCCTTGAATACGAAGTAGTGCTTACGCATGCCATGCTGTCTTTTTATCGTGATATTGCCAATGGTATAGGAAATATAGATTTATCGTACAATGGCTTGGGCTATCAGAATCATTGTTTGACCCCGCCGTTGGTATTGGCCAATACTTACCAGACAGGAAGCGTGTTGGATGTGCTGTCTTATTTGCAACCACAGTCGTATGGGTATCAATCTACCCAAAAGCTGTTGGTAAGGTTGAATCAATTTTTAGAAAAAGACGACTTTCGTGAGCCAGCTATTTTCTACACAAAAAACCTCGCTGAAAACCAAGAACTCATCAGAAAACTAATGTATCTGGGTTTTTTGCCTAATGTAGATTTGGCCGAAAAACAACGAGAAGGAATAGTCTTGAATGCCCTTAAAGGCTATCAATCTTTGTACGACTTGGTGCCAGATGGTATTTTGGGGCCTGCCACAATGGGCAAATTGTCTATTCCACTCAGCCGTTTAAGAAAACAACTGATTATCAATCTGAACCGTTGGAGAGTACTAAATTGCCTTGATAATCAGCGGTATATCATGATTAATATTCCTTCGGCATCGTTGTCGATGTACGACCGTGACAGCTTGCTAATTCGGATGAAAACGGTGGTCGGAAAACCCGCCACACCCACACCAACCCTTTGTACACAAATCGACCAGATTACCTTTTTCCCTTACTTTTATGTACCTCAAGATATGGCCATCAACGAGCTGTTGCCTGTACAACAGCGAGACCCTACTTTTTTTGAAAATAATGGTTATCAGTTATTAAGCACCAAAGGAGAAGTGATAGAACCTAGTACCGTAAACTGGGCAGAGCTATCCAAAACGAAATTTCCTTATTCGGTAAGGCAAGTGGCAGGTTGTGATAACTCATTAGGAATTGTCAAATTCGATTTCAAAAGCCCTTATCCTTTGTATTTGCACGATACCAATCGAAAAGACTTATTTCGGAAAAATAAACGCTATTTGAGCAATGCTTGTATTCGGATAGAAAAACCTTATGAATTGGCTACTATTTTGTTTCAAGACCGCAATTTGGTAGACGAATTTGTTCAAAAGCGATTTGATACCAATGTGAGTTCAACGGCCCTTGATGTGGATAAACCCACCAAATTGTTTATTACTTACATTACTGTCGATGTCGACGAATTTGGGAGTTTGGTGATTTATGATGATATCTATCAAAAAGATTTGTAG